The Buchnera aphidicola (Cavariella theobaldi) DNA segment AAAAGTTATATATACAATATAAATCCAATCTTTCAAACACCTAAAGGCAATAAACGCAGACCCGCTTTTATTTGTTATGCAATGAAAAAAGCATCTGAAATAGATGTAGCACGCAGTGCATTAAACTATGTCATTCAACCTAAGAATCTAAAAACGGGTCTTTTTATTAAAAGATATAGACGTTTAAATGAACACAGAGCTCGTGCAATGAGAGCCATGGTTTTGGCTATGCTGTACCATTTTAATATCTCATCGGATTTAGTTCAAGCGTCTGTTGAACAACTGTCAGATGAATGCCATTTATCTACATTATCTGCTCTAGGCAATAAATCCATTACACGCGCCTCTCGATTAATTACACATTTTTTAGAACCGATGGGATATGTCACCTGCCAAAAAATCTGGGATAAGGTATTAGGTAATTATATGCCAAAAATAATTACGTTAACGCCTTTATTTTTTATGCTGTTTGGAATTTCAAAAGAGCAATTAAAAAATGCTAAAAAACAACAATTGGGCTGGATTAATAAAAATCGTATCAGCAAGGGTTATAAACCTTTAAACATTATAGAAGCAAAAAGAAAAATTAAAGATAATCAAATAAAAAATATATTTAAATATAGAATTTCTAAACATACTTTTTATAAAAAAAGAAAAAATGCACAGCGTTTAATTGCTTTAGATGAAAAAGAAGCAAGACAAACTATTCTCAGAGCTTTAGTCTCCCAGTATTCTATTCGTGAATTGACCAATATGGGACCTCAAGGATTAAAAAAACAAGTTAATATTAGTTATTTTTATTTGCGGAAAATAGCAAACAATCCATATCCTGATAATTAATTGTTTTTTTAATTAACATTATTGTTATTTTTTTACGCATAAGCGTAGGGTATTTTTTTTTCATTA contains these protein-coding regions:
- the repA gene encoding plasmid replication initiator RepA; the encoded protein is MTSRKSYIYNINPIFQTPKGNKRRPAFICYAMKKASEIDVARSALNYVIQPKNLKTGLFIKRYRRLNEHRARAMRAMVLAMLYHFNISSDLVQASVEQLSDECHLSTLSALGNKSITRASRLITHFLEPMGYVTCQKIWDKVLGNYMPKIITLTPLFFMLFGISKEQLKNAKKQQLGWINKNRISKGYKPLNIIEAKRKIKDNQIKNIFKYRISKHTFYKKRKNAQRLIALDEKEARQTILRALVSQYSIRELTNMGPQGLKKQVNISYFYLRKIANNPYPDN